A region from the Paraburkholderia youngii genome encodes:
- a CDS encoding DUF1801 domain-containing protein translates to MNASERIDELIAGLTDWRGATFARIRQCVLAADPAIVEEFKWMGSPVWSRDGMIAVANAHKGKVKLTFAHGAGLADPHGLFNAGLEGNARRAIDFFESDKVDERALKALIRAAIDYNQSHLKKNMRGALPKARRKPAPGDA, encoded by the coding sequence ATGAACGCATCCGAACGTATCGACGAACTGATCGCAGGACTCACCGACTGGCGCGGCGCGACCTTCGCTCGCATCCGTCAATGCGTGCTGGCGGCGGACCCGGCGATCGTCGAGGAATTCAAGTGGATGGGTAGTCCGGTCTGGTCGCGCGACGGCATGATCGCAGTCGCCAACGCGCACAAGGGTAAGGTCAAGCTGACCTTCGCGCATGGGGCGGGCCTGGCCGACCCGCACGGCTTGTTCAACGCGGGCCTCGAAGGCAACGCGCGGCGCGCGATCGACTTCTTCGAGAGCGACAAAGTCGACGAGCGCGCACTGAAAGCGCTGATCCGCGCCGCGATCGACTATAACCAGAGTCATCTGAAGAAGAACATGCGCGGCGCACTACCGAAAGCCCGCCGTAAGCCGGCGCCCGGCGACGCCTGA
- a CDS encoding IlvD/Edd family dehydratase, with protein sequence MSEKKRKLRSAEWFGTADKNGFMYRSWMKNQGIPDHEFDGRPVIGICNTWSELTPCNAHFRKLAEHVKRGIYEAGGFPVEFPVFSNGESNLRPTAMLTRNLAAMDVEEAIRGNPIDAVVLLTGCDKTTPALLMGAASCDVPAIVVTGGPMLNGKLDGKNIGSGTAVWQLHESLKAGEIDLHQFLSAEAGMSRSAGTCNTMGTASTMACMAEALGTSLPHNAAIPAVDSRRYVLAHMSGIRIVEMALEDLKLSKILTREAFTNAIRVNAAIGGSTNAVIHLKAIAGRIGVDLELDDWVRIGRDTPTIVDLMPSGRFLMEEFYYAGGLPAVLRRLGEANLLPHPDALTVNGKTLWDNVKDAPNTNDEVIRPLDKPLVADGGIRVLRGNLAPRGAVLKPSAATPELLKHRGRAVVFENFEHYKSRIVDETLEVDANSVLVMKNCGPKGYPGMAEVGNMGLPPKLLKQGVKDMVRISDARMSGTAYGTVVLHVTPEAAAGGPLAAVQDGDWIELDCDAGTLHLDISDAELERRLAKHVPPEPPEGGGYRRLYIDHVLQADEGCDLDFLVGCRGSAVPRHSH encoded by the coding sequence ATGTCGGAAAAAAAGCGGAAATTGCGCTCGGCCGAATGGTTCGGCACGGCTGACAAGAACGGCTTCATGTATCGAAGCTGGATGAAGAATCAGGGCATCCCGGATCATGAGTTCGACGGGCGCCCTGTGATCGGTATTTGCAACACGTGGTCCGAGCTGACACCGTGCAACGCGCACTTTCGCAAGCTCGCCGAGCATGTGAAGCGCGGCATCTACGAAGCGGGCGGCTTCCCGGTCGAGTTCCCGGTGTTTTCGAACGGCGAATCGAATCTGCGTCCGACCGCGATGCTCACGCGCAATCTCGCGGCGATGGACGTCGAGGAAGCGATCCGCGGCAATCCGATCGACGCGGTGGTGCTGCTGACCGGCTGCGACAAGACGACCCCCGCGCTCTTGATGGGCGCGGCGAGCTGCGACGTGCCGGCGATCGTCGTGACCGGCGGCCCGATGCTGAACGGCAAGCTCGACGGCAAGAACATCGGCTCGGGCACCGCGGTGTGGCAGCTGCACGAATCGCTGAAAGCCGGCGAGATCGATCTGCATCAGTTTCTGTCGGCCGAGGCGGGCATGTCGCGCTCGGCGGGCACCTGCAACACGATGGGCACCGCGTCGACGATGGCCTGCATGGCCGAGGCGCTCGGCACGTCGCTGCCGCACAATGCGGCGATTCCCGCGGTCGATTCGCGCCGCTACGTGCTCGCGCATATGTCGGGCATCCGCATCGTCGAGATGGCGCTCGAAGACCTGAAGCTGTCGAAGATCCTCACGCGCGAGGCGTTCACCAACGCGATTCGCGTCAATGCGGCAATCGGCGGCTCGACCAATGCGGTGATTCATCTGAAGGCGATCGCGGGGCGCATCGGTGTCGATCTCGAACTCGACGACTGGGTGCGCATCGGCCGCGACACGCCGACGATCGTCGATCTGATGCCGTCGGGCCGTTTCCTGATGGAAGAGTTTTATTACGCGGGCGGTCTGCCGGCCGTGCTGCGCCGGCTCGGCGAAGCGAACCTGCTGCCGCATCCGGATGCGTTGACGGTCAACGGCAAGACGCTGTGGGACAACGTGAAGGATGCGCCCAACACCAACGACGAAGTGATCCGTCCGCTCGACAAGCCGCTCGTCGCTGATGGCGGCATTCGCGTGCTGCGCGGCAATCTCGCGCCGCGCGGCGCGGTGCTGAAGCCGTCGGCGGCGACGCCCGAGTTGCTCAAGCATCGCGGACGCGCGGTCGTGTTCGAGAACTTCGAGCACTACAAGTCGCGCATCGTCGACGAAACGCTCGAGGTCGATGCGAACTCGGTGCTGGTGATGAAGAACTGCGGGCCGAAGGGTTATCCGGGCATGGCCGAAGTCGGCAACATGGGCCTGCCGCCGAAGCTGCTGAAGCAGGGCGTGAAGGACATGGTGCGGATTTCCGATGCGCGCATGAGCGGCACCGCGTACGGTACCGTGGTGCTGCACGTGACGCCGGAAGCGGCGGCCGGCGGCCCGCTCGCCGCGGTGCAGGACGGCGACTGGATCGAGCTCGACTGTGACGCGGGCACGCTGCACCTCGATATCAGCGACGCGGAGCTCGAGCGCCGTCTCGCGAAGCATGTGCCGCCCGAGCCACCGGAAGGTGGCGGCTACCGGCGCCTGTATATCGATCACGTGTTGCAGGCCGATGAGGGCTGCGACCTCGACTTCCTCGTTGGGTGTCGAGGCTCCGCGGTGCCGCGGCATTCGCACTGA
- a CDS encoding serine hydrolase domain-containing protein has product MQDRLQQAVQFAVDHESLWDRHVGGAWGVHVNDPPPWNKLLGPVHDRGPVSGAIAVDGRVLTSWGEPDRADLTFSVAKMYLALLAGVAYDRGLLPDVDEPVRVRVPNIGFDDEHNAPISWAHLLQQTSEWRGTYFGLSDQADHYRAVNFAAPPDGKKGDPRPLQRPGSYWEYNDVRINQFSLALLHLFRQPLPEVFREAIMRPTGASENWQWVGYDDAWVEIDGRRMQSVPGGTHWGGGMSVSANDQLKVAQMLLDDGVANGQRVLSSEWIARMRTPCAIAPFYGYLVWLNTGRKVFSNVPESSYFGIGAGSSFTWVEPERRMTVVVRWLNPAAANEFFGLVLDAVDNLG; this is encoded by the coding sequence ATGCAAGACCGTTTGCAACAAGCCGTGCAGTTCGCGGTGGATCATGAATCGCTTTGGGACCGCCACGTGGGTGGCGCGTGGGGTGTGCACGTGAACGACCCGCCGCCGTGGAACAAGCTGCTCGGTCCCGTGCATGATCGCGGGCCGGTATCGGGTGCGATCGCCGTCGACGGCCGCGTGCTGACGAGCTGGGGCGAACCGGATCGCGCGGATCTGACCTTCAGCGTCGCAAAGATGTACCTCGCGCTGCTCGCCGGCGTCGCGTACGATCGCGGCCTGTTGCCCGACGTCGATGAGCCGGTGCGCGTGCGCGTGCCCAACATCGGCTTCGACGACGAACACAACGCGCCGATCAGCTGGGCGCATCTGCTGCAGCAAACCAGCGAATGGCGCGGCACCTACTTCGGTTTGTCGGATCAGGCGGATCACTACCGCGCGGTCAATTTCGCCGCGCCGCCCGATGGCAAGAAAGGCGACCCGCGTCCGCTGCAACGGCCGGGCAGCTACTGGGAATACAACGACGTCCGCATCAACCAGTTCTCGCTCGCACTGCTGCATCTGTTCCGTCAGCCGCTGCCCGAGGTGTTTCGCGAAGCGATCATGCGGCCAACTGGCGCGAGCGAAAACTGGCAATGGGTCGGCTACGACGACGCGTGGGTCGAAATCGACGGGCGACGCATGCAGTCGGTGCCGGGCGGCACGCACTGGGGCGGCGGCATGTCGGTGAGCGCGAACGATCAGTTGAAGGTCGCGCAGATGCTGCTCGATGACGGCGTCGCGAACGGCCAGCGCGTGCTGTCGTCCGAATGGATCGCGCGCATGCGTACGCCGTGCGCGATCGCGCCGTTCTATGGCTACCTCGTGTGGCTCAACACCGGGCGCAAGGTGTTCTCGAACGTGCCGGAGTCGAGCTACTTCGGCATCGGCGCGGGAAGTTCGTTCACGTGGGTCGAACCGGAGCGGCGCATGACGGTGGTCGTGCGCTGGCTGAATCCGGCCGCGGCCAACGAGTTCTTCGGGCTTGTGCTCGACGCGGTCGATAACCTCGGCTGA
- a CDS encoding MFS transporter: MSMDSATTADALARHTSRSGVSRLILATSIGNALEFYDLVVYGYFAAVLSRTFFPVHDRTVSLLLTLGTFALSYLARPIGALALGSFSDRKGRKASLTLSIAMMTLGTGMIALMPSYAAIGVLAPIGVFASRLLQGFSAGGEFGSSTAFLIEHAPERKGFMASWQFSSQGASTLLASLFGAVLTSTLSTAQLEGWGWRIPFLFGLLIGPVGLYIRRRIDETPEFERAEKSAAPVRELLATQKEQVLVSIGALVLTTTANYMLLYMPTYAARQLGLAPSSGFIATLAAGLIMMVLTPIVGHLSDKVGRVRIMLCAGALFFATVYPAFMLMNAHPSLGSLLAAVTWVAMLKATYFAPIPAMMSELFPTRTRTTGMAFGYNIGTTVFGGFTPLAVAALIAATGNNLAPGLYLMLAAVLSLFTVMWARVRLHAR; the protein is encoded by the coding sequence ATGAGCATGGACTCCGCCACCACCGCCGACGCGCTCGCGCGGCACACCTCGCGCTCGGGCGTATCGCGGCTGATTCTCGCGACCTCGATCGGCAACGCGCTGGAGTTCTACGATCTGGTCGTGTACGGCTACTTCGCGGCCGTGCTGTCGCGTACGTTTTTTCCGGTGCACGACCGCACCGTGTCGCTGCTGCTTACGCTCGGCACCTTCGCGCTGTCGTATCTCGCGCGACCGATCGGCGCGCTCGCACTCGGCTCGTTCAGCGACCGCAAAGGCCGCAAGGCATCGCTGACGCTATCGATTGCAATGATGACGCTCGGCACCGGCATGATCGCGCTGATGCCGTCGTATGCGGCGATCGGCGTGCTCGCGCCGATCGGCGTATTCGCGTCGCGGCTGTTGCAGGGATTCTCGGCGGGCGGCGAGTTCGGCAGCTCGACCGCGTTTCTGATCGAACATGCGCCCGAGCGCAAGGGCTTCATGGCGAGCTGGCAGTTCTCGAGCCAGGGCGCGAGCACGCTGCTCGCGTCGCTGTTCGGCGCGGTGTTGACAAGCACGCTGAGTACCGCGCAACTCGAAGGCTGGGGCTGGCGCATTCCATTCCTGTTCGGCCTGCTGATCGGTCCGGTCGGGCTGTACATTCGCCGCCGCATCGACGAAACGCCGGAATTCGAGCGCGCGGAGAAATCCGCCGCGCCGGTGCGCGAACTGCTCGCGACGCAAAAGGAACAGGTGCTCGTGTCGATCGGCGCGCTCGTGCTGACCACCACGGCCAACTACATGCTGCTCTACATGCCGACCTATGCGGCGCGGCAACTCGGGCTCGCGCCGTCGTCGGGCTTCATCGCGACGCTCGCGGCCGGTTTGATCATGATGGTGCTCACGCCGATCGTCGGTCATCTGTCCGACAAGGTGGGCCGCGTGCGCATCATGCTCTGCGCCGGTGCGCTGTTCTTCGCGACCGTCTATCCGGCCTTCATGCTGATGAACGCGCATCCGTCGCTCGGCTCGTTGCTGGCCGCGGTCACATGGGTCGCGATGCTGAAGGCGACCTACTTCGCGCCGATTCCGGCCATGATGTCCGAGCTGTTTCCGACCCGTACGCGAACGACCGGCATGGCGTTCGGCTACAACATCGGCACCACCGTGTTCGGCGGCTTCACGCCGCTCGCGGTCGCCGCGCTGATCGCGGCAACCGGCAATAACCTCGCACCCGGCCTCTATCTGATGCTCGCGGCCGTGCTCAGCCTTTTCACCGTGATGTGGGCACGCGTGCGACTGCACGCACGCTGA
- a CDS encoding porin — MNKKILTAATFAVFASAAHAQSSVTLYGLIDAGISYVNNSKTSTGHSSLTKYDDGVAQGSRWGLRGTEDLGNGLKALFVLENGFNSGNGTAGQGGAMFGRQAYVGVSQNNIGSLTFGRQYSFSTDYLGSNYSTGGLTVAGNYAYHINDVDQLTSSRINNSVKFSSANFSGLTFGAMYGFSNTAGGFAGTPGTGTSAAPVAGSSRAYSFGANYANGPFGIGAAYTDIRYPGQASPAFSTSLANVSFPTLGTGQIQDLRSFGVGGRYAFGPATLWALYTNTRLAPISGGSTTFAAYEAGAKYAVTPAITAGAGYTYMHLSGANVGHWNQVNLSGDYALSKRTDVYVLGIYQIASGHNAASGDLQAQIGSSTSYFNTSGVGADNQLAFRVGMRHKF, encoded by the coding sequence TTGAACAAGAAAATCCTGACCGCCGCTACGTTTGCCGTCTTCGCCTCCGCCGCTCACGCACAAAGCAGCGTCACGCTGTACGGCCTGATCGATGCCGGTATCAGCTACGTGAACAACTCGAAAACGTCCACCGGCCATAGCAGCCTGACCAAGTACGACGACGGCGTCGCGCAAGGCAGCCGTTGGGGTCTGCGTGGCACGGAAGACCTCGGCAACGGCCTGAAGGCACTGTTCGTGTTGGAAAACGGCTTCAACAGCGGTAACGGCACCGCCGGCCAGGGCGGCGCGATGTTCGGTCGCCAGGCCTATGTCGGTGTGTCGCAGAACAACATCGGCTCGCTGACGTTCGGCCGCCAGTACTCGTTCTCGACCGACTACCTCGGCTCGAACTACTCGACCGGCGGCCTGACCGTCGCGGGCAACTACGCTTACCACATCAACGACGTCGACCAGCTCACCTCGAGCCGTATCAACAACTCGGTCAAGTTCAGCAGCGCGAACTTCTCGGGCCTGACCTTCGGCGCGATGTACGGCTTCTCGAACACGGCAGGCGGCTTTGCCGGCACGCCGGGTACGGGCACGTCGGCTGCACCGGTTGCGGGTTCGTCGCGCGCTTACAGCTTCGGCGCGAACTATGCGAACGGCCCGTTCGGTATCGGCGCAGCGTACACGGATATCCGTTACCCGGGCCAGGCATCGCCGGCCTTCTCGACTTCGCTGGCTAACGTGAGCTTCCCGACGCTCGGCACCGGCCAGATCCAGGATCTGCGCTCGTTCGGCGTTGGCGGCCGCTACGCATTCGGCCCGGCGACGCTGTGGGCCCTGTACACGAACACGCGCCTCGCCCCGATCTCGGGTGGCTCGACCACGTTCGCAGCCTACGAAGCGGGCGCGAAGTACGCGGTCACGCCGGCTATCACGGCAGGCGCGGGCTACACGTACATGCACCTGAGCGGCGCGAACGTCGGTCACTGGAACCAGGTTAACCTGAGCGGCGACTACGCGCTGTCGAAGCGCACGGACGTCTACGTGCTGGGCATCTATCAGATCGCATCGGGCCACAACGCCGCAAGTGGCGACCTGCAGGCACAGATCGGTTCGAGCACGAGCTACTTCAACACGTCGGGCGTCGGCGCCGACAACCAGCTCGCGTTCCGCGTCGGTATGCGTCACAAGTTCTAA
- a CDS encoding succinylglutamate desuccinylase/aspartoacylase family protein has translation MQTQTHPLIAPSLGTARELTSFHYGPGGGQKIYIQSSLHADELPGMLVSWSLRRKLAALEAAGKLRGEVVVVPVPNPIGLNQHLLGQMLGRFETGSAQNFNRNFYDLAELVLPTIESRLTGDIDENRAAIRAAMREALDAQKPTTELGSQRLALQKLSYDADVVLDLHCDWEAAMHLYTNPDLWPEVEPLARYIDAKASLLALNSVGNPFDEIHSFCWSDLRGRFGERFPIPNGGISVTIELRGQRDVSYEYAEKDAQAIIEYLTLRGVVDGEPAPLPPLEFAATPLAGAEPLVAPISGVLVYRCEVGTWIDVGQEIADIIDPLTDRVVTIKNTVAGVLYARHLARFATAGLEFARIAGVTPFRSGSLLSN, from the coding sequence ATGCAAACCCAGACCCATCCGCTGATTGCCCCGTCGCTTGGCACCGCCCGTGAACTGACGAGTTTCCACTACGGTCCCGGCGGCGGACAGAAAATCTATATCCAGTCGTCGCTGCACGCGGACGAGCTGCCCGGCATGCTGGTGTCGTGGTCGCTGCGCCGCAAGCTGGCCGCGCTCGAGGCCGCGGGCAAGCTGCGCGGCGAAGTCGTGGTGGTGCCGGTGCCGAATCCGATCGGCCTGAACCAGCATCTGCTCGGCCAGATGCTCGGGCGCTTCGAAACCGGCAGCGCGCAGAACTTCAACCGCAACTTCTACGACCTCGCGGAACTCGTGCTGCCGACCATCGAGTCGCGTCTGACCGGCGACATAGATGAGAACCGCGCCGCCATTCGCGCGGCGATGCGCGAAGCGCTCGACGCGCAGAAGCCGACCACCGAACTCGGCTCGCAACGCCTCGCGCTGCAAAAACTCTCGTACGACGCCGACGTCGTGCTCGATCTGCATTGCGACTGGGAAGCCGCGATGCACCTGTATACCAATCCGGACCTGTGGCCCGAAGTCGAACCGCTCGCGCGCTACATCGATGCGAAGGCGTCGCTGCTCGCGCTGAACTCGGTCGGCAATCCGTTCGACGAGATCCACAGCTTCTGCTGGTCGGATCTGCGCGGCCGTTTCGGCGAGCGCTTCCCGATCCCGAACGGCGGCATCTCGGTCACGATCGAACTGCGCGGCCAGCGCGACGTGTCGTACGAGTACGCGGAAAAAGACGCGCAGGCGATCATCGAGTATCTGACCCTGCGCGGCGTGGTCGACGGCGAACCGGCGCCGCTGCCGCCGCTCGAATTCGCGGCGACGCCGCTCGCGGGCGCCGAGCCGCTCGTCGCGCCGATCAGCGGCGTGCTCGTGTATCGCTGCGAGGTCGGCACGTGGATCGACGTGGGTCAGGAAATCGCCGACATCATCGATCCGTTGACGGACCGCGTCGTCACGATCAAGAACACCGTGGCCGGCGTGCTGTACGCGCGGCATCTGGCGCGTTTTGCGACGGCCGGCCTCGAATTCGCGCGCATCGCCGGCGTGACGCCGTTCCGCAGCGGCTCGTTGCTGAGCAACTGA
- a CDS encoding ABC transporter substrate-binding protein, which translates to MKKLLAALTVALIATVSIGAHAKDWSTIRFGVDASYPPFESKGADGKLVGFDIDLGNEICKRVGAKCVWVENDFDGMIPALKAKKFDGVLSSMSMTPQRAEQIAFSSKLFNTPTRLVAKQGSGILPTAESLKGKTVGVEQGTIQETYAKTYWEPAGAKVVPYQNQDQVYADLISGRLDAALQDAVQADQGFLKTPRGKGFVFVGQDLNDPKILGSGAGIGMRKEDTDLKAKVDKAIADMIKDGTYKKIEKKYFDFDVYGS; encoded by the coding sequence GTGAAAAAACTGCTAGCGGCTTTGACGGTTGCCTTGATTGCCACCGTCTCCATTGGCGCACACGCTAAAGATTGGTCGACGATCCGTTTTGGCGTTGATGCCAGCTATCCCCCGTTCGAGTCGAAAGGCGCAGACGGCAAGCTCGTTGGCTTCGATATCGATCTCGGCAACGAAATCTGCAAGCGCGTCGGTGCGAAGTGCGTGTGGGTGGAAAACGACTTCGACGGCATGATCCCGGCACTGAAGGCGAAGAAGTTCGACGGCGTGCTGTCGTCGATGTCGATGACGCCGCAACGCGCCGAACAGATCGCCTTCTCGTCGAAGCTGTTCAACACGCCGACGCGCCTCGTCGCGAAGCAGGGCTCGGGCATCCTGCCGACCGCTGAATCGCTGAAGGGCAAGACGGTGGGCGTCGAACAGGGCACGATCCAGGAAACCTACGCGAAGACGTACTGGGAACCGGCGGGCGCGAAAGTCGTGCCGTATCAGAACCAGGACCAGGTCTACGCCGACCTGATCTCGGGCCGTCTGGACGCAGCGCTGCAGGACGCGGTGCAGGCTGACCAAGGCTTCCTGAAGACGCCGCGCGGCAAGGGCTTCGTGTTCGTCGGTCAGGACCTCAACGATCCGAAGATCCTCGGCAGCGGCGCCGGCATCGGCATGCGCAAGGAAGACACCGATCTGAAGGCGAAGGTCGACAAGGCGATCGCCGACATGATCAAGGACGGCACCTACAAGAAGATCGAGAAGAAGTACTTCGACTTCGACGTGTACGGCAGCTAA
- a CDS encoding extracellular solute-binding protein produces the protein MRTMSFTADQTGSCKPTFKRQIASVGAWVRAALLQRRFFIGFLSRITSGFTSIGVSGFRCDVLPRALRVLTGALLCASFAVATPAAAADKVLHVLAWPGYADPDVVKAFEARYGAKVEVTLVDSDEALWAQMHSKGEPPFDVLAANTAEIRRYAQANLLAPLDLASLPNTKKQLPRFQALGSIGGLTSAGKVYAIPFTYSSMGLIYDRKQIPVAPHSMLELWNPRYRGKVLDFNSAQHNFSFTALALGYPHPFQLDPAQMRTIAHKLVELRRNLLTYYTLPEEATAFFIQHKVALMFGNYGTQQVQLLRRAGADVGYVIPDEGALAWLDCWSMTRAASDQPLALAWINYMLEPSVSALLTQRQGLANTLTEPAEGNPNAHIVWISPVEDIDRREQLWTRIVSGDRSERF, from the coding sequence ATGCGCACGATGTCGTTCACGGCGGATCAAACAGGCTCTTGTAAACCGACTTTTAAGCGACAAATCGCGAGCGTCGGCGCGTGGGTTCGCGCGGCATTATTGCAGCGCCGTTTTTTTATCGGCTTTTTGTCGAGAATTACATCGGGATTTACATCGATTGGCGTATCGGGATTTCGGTGCGACGTTTTGCCCCGCGCGTTGCGCGTTCTGACAGGCGCACTGCTGTGCGCGAGTTTCGCCGTGGCCACGCCAGCCGCGGCTGCCGACAAGGTGCTGCACGTACTCGCATGGCCCGGCTACGCGGACCCGGATGTCGTCAAGGCGTTCGAAGCGCGCTACGGCGCGAAGGTCGAGGTTACGCTGGTCGATTCCGACGAGGCGCTGTGGGCGCAGATGCATAGCAAGGGCGAGCCGCCTTTCGACGTACTCGCCGCCAACACAGCCGAAATTCGCCGTTATGCGCAGGCTAATCTGCTTGCGCCGCTCGATCTCGCGAGTCTGCCCAATACGAAGAAGCAGTTGCCGCGTTTCCAGGCGCTCGGCTCGATCGGCGGCCTGACGTCGGCGGGCAAGGTCTACGCGATTCCGTTCACCTATTCGTCGATGGGCCTCATCTACGATCGCAAGCAGATTCCGGTGGCGCCGCATTCGATGCTCGAACTGTGGAACCCGCGCTATCGTGGCAAGGTGCTCGACTTCAATAGCGCGCAGCACAACTTCTCGTTCACCGCGCTCGCGCTCGGCTATCCGCATCCGTTTCAACTGGACCCCGCGCAGATGCGCACGATCGCGCACAAGCTCGTCGAGCTGCGCCGCAATCTGCTGACCTACTACACGCTGCCCGAGGAGGCGACCGCGTTCTTCATCCAGCACAAGGTCGCACTGATGTTCGGCAATTACGGCACGCAGCAGGTGCAGTTGCTGCGGCGCGCGGGCGCCGACGTCGGCTATGTGATTCCGGACGAAGGCGCGCTCGCGTGGCTCGACTGCTGGTCGATGACGCGCGCGGCGAGCGACCAGCCGCTCGCGCTCGCGTGGATCAACTACATGCTCGAGCCGAGCGTGAGCGCGCTGCTGACACAGCGCCAGGGGCTCGCGAATACGCTGACCGAGCCGGCCGAAGGCAACCCCAACGCGCACATCGTCTGGATCAGTCCGGTCGAGGATATCGACCGCCGCGAGCAATTGTGGACGCGCATCGTGTCGGGCGACCGTTCGGAGCGCTTCTGA
- a CDS encoding diguanylate cyclase domain-containing protein, producing the protein MLHRGLTFKLSVLLACIGVLASGATGYYAYRANCTMLVNEAERSLQTSTELLGQRIAVSIDDVAADALVLATMPSSVSVTQTDDGIGPNLGRERLAQVYSSFMLHHPEYLQVRLITRQHHGLELIRFDRDSDGLVRVQGGDLQEKAQFPYVFETLAFSPGRIYTSPISINHEYGTHAAQGRPTLRLGTPIADARGTVVGVVVLDVDLAGMLRRLQSDLPSDYQVYLANEWGDFLVHPDASKTFGFDRGRRVLMQDSFPVTKQLFEQRRSEVLVNGLARPDDAHGRVLAFVRRPFGDSEGNRFIVLGLAKPLEDVLSGANQLGTRIIRMVLVFSALSVLLAILFARALTKPLHQLAHAATHLFAEHAMHTLPLKRTDEIGVLARCFERLRREIRAQMDALHSKQSELVHLASHDVLTGLPNRMLFMQKLENAIEEASFRREGLAVLFVDLDRFKQINDQFGHSVGDKVLVAVARRLKEVLCAGDVVARLGGDEFIVLIEGQRAAEVTPEIAERIMDALNETLSVDGNSMTVGASIGISEFPHDSGNAEELLLNADAAMYAAKSGGRCAYLRYQDLLAMRLHEQAEQARLAHAQLAQAHAARDATEGREEEPTA; encoded by the coding sequence ATGCTGCATCGCGGCCTGACCTTCAAGCTGTCCGTGCTGCTCGCGTGCATCGGCGTGCTGGCGTCGGGCGCGACCGGCTATTACGCGTATCGCGCGAATTGCACGATGCTGGTCAACGAAGCGGAGCGCAGCCTGCAGACTTCGACGGAGCTGCTCGGCCAGCGCATCGCCGTATCGATCGACGACGTCGCGGCGGACGCGCTGGTGCTGGCGACGATGCCGTCATCGGTGAGCGTCACGCAGACCGACGACGGCATCGGCCCGAACCTCGGCCGCGAGCGGCTCGCGCAGGTGTATTCGAGCTTCATGCTGCACCACCCGGAGTATCTGCAGGTGCGGCTGATCACGCGGCAGCATCACGGGCTCGAGCTGATCCGTTTCGATCGCGACAGCGACGGCCTCGTGCGTGTACAGGGTGGCGATCTGCAGGAAAAAGCTCAGTTTCCCTACGTATTCGAAACGCTCGCGTTTTCGCCGGGACGCATCTACACCTCGCCGATTTCGATCAATCACGAATACGGCACGCATGCGGCGCAAGGCAGGCCGACGCTGCGTCTCGGCACGCCGATCGCGGATGCGCGCGGCACGGTGGTCGGCGTCGTCGTGCTCGACGTCGATCTGGCCGGCATGCTGCGGCGTTTGCAGAGCGATCTGCCGAGCGACTACCAGGTCTATCTGGCGAACGAGTGGGGCGACTTCCTGGTTCATCCCGACGCGTCGAAGACCTTCGGTTTCGACCGCGGCCGGCGCGTCCTGATGCAGGACAGCTTCCCGGTCACGAAGCAGCTGTTCGAGCAGCGGCGCAGCGAAGTGCTCGTCAACGGTCTTGCGCGGCCCGATGACGCGCACGGGCGGGTGCTCGCGTTCGTGCGGCGGCCGTTCGGCGATTCGGAAGGCAATCGCTTCATCGTGCTCGGTCTCGCGAAGCCGCTCGAGGACGTGTTGAGCGGCGCGAATCAGCTCGGCACGCGGATCATTCGCATGGTGCTGGTGTTCAGCGCTTTGTCGGTACTGCTGGCCATTCTGTTCGCGCGAGCGCTGACCAAGCCGCTTCATCAGCTCGCGCATGCGGCGACGCATCTGTTCGCCGAGCACGCGATGCACACCTTGCCGCTCAAACGCACCGACGAAATCGGCGTGCTCGCGCGCTGCTTCGAGCGTTTGCGCCGTGAAATCCGCGCGCAGATGGATGCGCTGCACAGCAAGCAGAGCGAGCTCGTGCATCTGGCCTCGCACGACGTGCTGACCGGCTTGCCGAACCGTATGCTGTTCATGCAGAAGCTCGAGAACGCGATCGAGGAGGCAAGCTTCCGCCGCGAAGGCCTCGCGGTGCTGTTCGTCGACCTCGACCGCTTCAAGCAGATCAACGATCAGTTCGGTCACTCCGTTGGCGACAAGGTGCTGGTCGCGGTCGCGCGCCGTCTGAAGGAGGTACTGTGCGCCGGGGACGTCGTCGCGCGGCTCGGCGGCGACGAATTCATCGTGCTGATCGAAGGGCAGCGCGCGGCGGAGGTCACGCCCGAAATCGCCGAGCGCATCATGGATGCGCTGAACGAAACGCTGAGCGTCGACGGCAATAGCATGACGGTCGGCGCGAGCATTGGCATCAGCGAGTTTCCGCACGACAGCGGCAATGCCGAGGAACTGCTGCTGAACGCCGATGCGGCGATGTATGCGGCGAAATCGGGTGGCCGTTGCGCGTATCTGCGCTATCAGGATCTGCTCGCCATGCGGCTCCACGAACAGGCCGAGCAGGCGCGGCTTGCCCACGCGCAACTCGCCCAGGCGCACGCCGCGCGCGATGCGACCGAGGGGCGCGAGGAGGAGCCCACCGCGTGA